Genomic window (Cellulosilyticum lentocellum DSM 5427):
ACTTAATAGACGTTTCTGCATGGAGCTTAGAGATGTTTATCATCAACCAGAACATATCATCCACAATATGAGTATTATTTGTGATGGCCAAATCAAAATGGCCTATCTTGCTATTGTTGGAAGCTTCTCTGTTAATGGTGTAGCTGCTATTCATACAGAAATCCTAAAAAATAATGTACTTAAAAACTTCTATAATATTTATCCAAATAAATTTAACAATAAAACAAATGGTATCACTCAAAGACGTTGGTTAGGTCATGCTAATCCTGAATTAGCTACCCTCATTACAGATACAATCGGTGATAAGTGGTATAAAGACCTTACCCATTTAAAGAAACTGGTACCATATAGTAAAGATAAAGCTTTTATAGAAAAATTTAGAGATATTAAATATAACAACAAGGTTCGTCTTGCTGATTATATTAAAGAACATAATGGTATTGTTGTTAATCCTGATTCTATCTTTGACGTTCAGGTTAAACGTCTTCACGAATATAAACGTCAGCTTATGAATGTTCTTCATATTCTTATGCTTTATAATGAAATTAAAGCTAAACCTAATGGCAATTATGTACCTCGTACCTTTATTTTTGGTGCCAAGGCTGCTCCTGGTTATACTAGAGCTAAGCTTATCATCAAGCTCATCAATTCTGTAGCTGACTTAGTTAATAATGACCCTATGACAAAAGATTACTTAACAGTTGTTTTCATCGAAAATTACTGTGTATCTAATGCAGAAATTATTATTCCAGCTGCTAATGTTAGTGAACAAATTTCTACCGCTAGTAAAGAAGCTTCTGGTACAAGTAATATGAAATTTATGCTTAATGGCGCTTTAACTATCGGTACCCTAGATGGTGCCAATATAGAAATTTTCGAAGAAGTTGGTAAAGATAATATCTTTATCTTTGGGTTAACCTGTGAAGAAGTTCTTAATCTCTATCAATCAGGTCAATATAATCCATGGGATATTTACCATAACGATTCTGAAATTCATAGTATATTGAACCTACTTATTAATGGTGCACTTTCACCAAAGAATCCTGGCCTCTTTGTAGAATTGTATGAGTCTCTATTAAATAGAGCTGGAGATAATTTAGCTGATCCTTATTTTATTTTAAAAGATCTTCGTGCTTACCATACAGCTCAAAAAGCTTTAGAGTATGCTTATTTAGATGAAGTCACTTGGAATCAAAAAGCTATCATTAATACGGCTTGCTCTGGTAAATTCAGTTCTGACCGTACGATTAAACAATATGCTGATGAAATTTGGGGGCTAAAACCACTAAAAATAAAATAAAAATATATTCACATTAACTCCTTATAGTCATGCTATAATTGAAATATGAATTTTTTAATGAAGAGGAGTGATGAACATGAATTACAAAGTCCTAGTTGGTATCACTATCCAAGAAAACAGCCGTCGTTTAATCGCAGAAGGTTTTAACCTCTCTCAATCTATAGATGCACCACTTCATATTTTGCACATTAGGAAAGGAGAAACCATCTTCGACAGGCCAGAAAGCAGTGAGCTCCTCTCCGACCTCTTTGCGTATGGTGGTGAATTAGGTGGTGAAGTTCACTTCCTATGTAGTAATAACATTCCTGAAACGATTACGAGTTTTATTAAAGAAAATGATATTACCCACCTAGTCATTGGTGAAACACCTAATGGTAATACTATTTCTCCAGGCTCTAGTGTATATGAACAACTGAAATCACAGATTGGAGATATTGAAATCGTTGTACTTCCCAGGGAAATAATTGAAGATAAAATGGCTTAAGTATAAAAGAGTGGCTATTATACATGAATAATGTATAGTAGCCACTTTTCATATGTTTATCTTACTTCCTGCTACTAGATGCAATCACAGTTCCACTAGCATCTAACAACTCTAATGTATATTCAAAATTAGCATTAGGCTTACCATTACAAATCATTCCAAACGTTGCTGCACTATTTGGTGCAAGCTTAGCCTGCCATGAAGCTGGTGTAATAACGATTTCTTCTCCTTGTGATATCATATCTACGTTCCAAGAGCTTGTCACATTAAAATCTACTTGTAATAGTTTTAGCCTCCAACTTTCACATGTAACTGTTCCCTGATTAATAACTTTTATATCTACCCCAAAAGCCCCTCCCCAGTCATTTATGCTAGCCTCCAATTTTGCCATTTCGCTTGATGGCTCTGGAGTTGGTGTTGGTGTAGGTGTTGGAATTGGTGTAGATGTTGGTGTAGGTGTAGGTGTGGGCGTTGTAACTACCTCTTCTAAAATCCACCTTTGATTAGCTCCCCCTGCATATGTCCACTCACATACATTAGCTCCATTACTAGTACTATTAGCATAAACATCTAAGCTAGATAAATCCTGACTTACCTTCGTAACAATACCGTAGCTACCATCATTGTTTGCGACAAACTTAAATAATTGCGCATCAGAAGCTGTATCTTGATAAATCTGTATATTAGTTCCATCAGCAGTCTTTCCATAATCTACATCTAATAAATAGCTTCCATCCCCTACTCCTGAATACAACTTATAATAGCCATTACCTACAGATTTTATAGTCCATGTGTTATAAGCAGCAGCACCATTAGCTCCCCATTGTTGCACATTTGTTCCATTAGCTGCTACTCCTCCTGCAACATCTAAATACAATCCGCTTTTTACATTCTTAATCATGTATTGCCCTTCTTTGATTTGTGCACCTATTACTGGCTCCTTACTCTTCACTTCTTTTTCTACATAATCACCTACTGCATAAATAGCTGGCTGACTTGGTGATTTCATATCTGTCCCAATATAGTAACTTGGGTGTGGTGGTTGGTTATAGGCTACGTTTTGCCATGCAATAGCTGTTCTATACTGTGTATCATGCATGAGTGTATAAAGCTTAGTGTCTGTTAATGCCGTTGTTGTATAGATTCTAAGTGCAGTATCATCTGAAGTTGGCCATATAACTTCCTCTCGCCAGTCTCCTAAAATATCACCGGATAAGCTCGGTGTTGCTTTTGTACTATTATTAGAGTGTACATTACTTCCGGTTAATAAACGATCAGTTGACTTTGTATTCCAGTTCCATTTATTAATATATGTACGGTCTAATCCTTCTCTATAAAGGTCCCCATCCCACCATATAGCAAAGTTGATTCCGAAGCTACCTGTATTAATGCTGATTTTATTACCATTTTTATCAAAGTTACCTACTGAAGATAATGCCACATATGGATAATAGTCAGGCCCTATATTGGCAATCAATCCTCGGCCCACATCCGTTCCTGTTTTGACTGACCAAAGAGCTTTTCCTGTTTTAGCATGTCTTAATTGTACACTTTCTATGTTACTTCCCTTCTCTTCATGTACTTGATAAATTTCTAGCCCACTATGCGTAGGATCAAAATCTCCTACATGTAAGGCATCCCCGTGTCCCATACCTGTTGTATATAAACCTTTTCCATTATGATCAATTATAGCTGAACCATAAACTATTTCATCATACCCATCATCATCCACATCTGCTACAGAAAGATTATGATTACCTTGTCCTGCATAACTACTGTTACCTGAGGTACTACTATCAAAAGTCCACTTTTTATTAAGCTTGCCACTACTTATTTCATATGCTGAAATAACCGCTCTTGTATAATACCCTCTAGCCATAATTAAATAGGGCTTTTGTCCATCCAAGTAAGCAACCCCTGCAAGAAATCGATCTACACGATTGCCATAATTATCTCCCCAACTACTCACTGTTCCACGTGGGGGTGTAAAATCTACAGTATTAATAATCTCACCTGTATCTCCTTCAAATAATGTTAAATATTCAGGTCCGCTTAATATATAGCCACTACTATTACGATAGTCTTTTGAAGCATCTCCTATAGTAGTTCCACCCCCATCCTTAGTCCCATCAGCCGTTTTCATTGCAATTTCAGCTTTACCATCTCCATCAAAATCATAAGCAATAAACTGTGTATAGTGTGCCCCTGCTCTAATATTTTTCCCTAAATCAATACGCCATTTGTGTGTACCATTTAATTCATAGCAATCGATATAAACATTAGAGGTATAACCTGATTTTGAATTATCCTGTGAATCACTAGGATCCCACTTTAAAATAATTTCGTATGCTCCATCTCCATCTACATCTGCTACAGTAGCATCATTAGCAGAATAAATACTACCAGGCTTATTAATAGGCACATCTAAATAATTATTGTTCCACACGCCAACACTATCAGATTCTGTTTGTTCAATGCTATTAACTACAGTTCGAACATAATATGAGTCTGTAACCTTTCCGTTACTATCTACATAGTTAGTACTACTTACAATGGGCCCTGCAATTTTTACGCCATTTCTATAAAGATTAAAGCTAGTAGCATACCCTTCTGTGCCTAATAATCTCCAAGATAAAAATACGCCTTCATTTACCTTTACTGCCACTAATCCTCTATCTAGTGCCTCAACTTGCCTTACTGTAGCAGCACTCGTAGGAATAGTTATACTCGTTAAACTTCCTATTCCTATCATTGATAACGCTAGTGTCTTAGCTAATATTCTCCGCAGTTTAAAATCTTTTCTTAATCCTAAGCTCATATTGATCCCTCCATAATTATTTTCTTAATTATCTTATTTTTATTCAAACTTATCTATTAACTAAGCTTAAGATGTTCTGTTTTATTACCTCATTTGTTTAACTATAATTTTTTAATTGATAAAACTTGTTTTTTTCTTATTTTTATTTATCTCAAATTATTTTATTTATCATAAATTGAATTAACTAAGGTATCCTTCATATGATTATCCTTAATACTTGATTAAGTAGTGGGGAAATTTTAGTCTTCTTGTTATCTTTTGTCCTCATTTGTGATATACTATATGACAGATTAATATCTTTAATGAGTAATGGGAGTCCTTTACATGAAAACAAGTATTATTACAGATACAACAGCACTTTTAGAGGCAGCCAATATTCTTCAACAAGGCGGTCTTGTGGCATCGCCTACTGAAACTGTTTATGGACTTTGCGCTAATGCTTTAAATGAAAATGCTGTTAAAAATATTTATAAGGCTAAGGGGCGACCTAGCGATAATCCGCTAATTGTACATATAGCTGATTTAGAAATGCTAAGTCCTCTTGTAGAAGAAGTACCTCCTATGGCTAGAACCTTAATGGAGCACTTTTGGCCTGGTCCATTAACACTTATCTTTAAAGCAAGTTCGTTAGTTCCTAAAGTCGTAACTGGTGGACTAGATACAGTAGCTATTCGCTTTCCTTCTCATCCTATTATTCAGCAGCTGATTAAAGCCTCAGGATTGCCTCTAGCAGCACCTAGTGCTAATACTTCTGGCAAACCTAGCCCAACTAATGCCTCTCGTGTTATAGAAGATTTAGAGGGTAAAATAGATGCTATTATTGTAGGTGATTCTTCTAAGTATGGTGTAGAATCTACTGTTGTAGATACAACAGGTGAAGTAGCTACCATCTTAAGACCTGGTGGTATTACTGCCGAAATGATAGAAGCAGTCCTAGGCAGTGTTACTATAGATCCTGCCATTAGCCATGCACTCAAAGAAGGTGAGCTTCCTAAGGCGCCTGGAATGAAATATATACACTATTCGCCTAATGCAGAGGTTATTATTGTTGATGGCGAAGAATCCCTTGTAATAAGCAAAATGAATGAGCTTATTGTATCTGCTCATAGTCAAGGCAAAAAAGTAGGCGTTCTAGCTACTGATGAAACCAAAGAGCATTTTAAGGCTGACTTAGTTATCAGCGCTGGTACTACTAAAAACCTTACAACTATCGCTGCCCATCTTTTTGAAGCATTACGTACATTTGATGATGCGGATATTGATATTGTATACTCCCTAGCTTTCCCTAAAAAGGGAATTGGCAATGCCATTATGAATAGACTTGAAAAATCTGCCGGGTATCATATTATAAAGCTTTAATTTTTGTTTACAAATTTCAAAAATAGCTTATAGTATATAGAAGTGATTTATTTAGTTACAACACATAGGATTTATACTATAATAAAACTGGAGGAAATATTATGATAGCAATTGGATGCGACCATGGTGGCTTTGCTCTTAAGCAAGAAATCATCGCATATTTTAAAGCAAACGGTACAGAGTTCAAAGACTTTGGTTGTATGAGTGAGGAAGCTGTTGATTATCCTGACTATGCAAAATCTGTTTCAAAAGCTGTGCTTAGCGGCGAATGTGAGAAAGGTGTTCTAATTTGTGGAACAGGAATTGGTATCTCTATTGCAGCAAATAAAATTCCTGGTATTCGTTGTGCACTTTGCCACGATGTTTTCTCAGCTGAAGCTACTCGTCTTCATAATGATACCAATATTGTCGCTTTAGGAGGCCGCGTTATAGGGCCAGGCCTAGCTATAAAAGTTGTTGATACTTTCTTAAAAACGCCATTTTCTAATGAAGAAAGACACATCAAGAGAATCTCTAAAATAGAAGAAAAATAAATTTACTTATTACTTAGGAGGAATATTAACATGGAAAACGTATTTATTATGGATCACCCACTCATTCAGCACAAAGTAGGTCGCTTAAGAAGTCATGACACAGGTTCAAAAGAATTTCGTGAGCTTGTACGTGAAATCGCACAATTAATGTGCTATGAAGCAACACGCAATTTACCTCTTGAAGACTATGAAGTAGAAACACCACTTACAAAAACAACTTGTAAACGTATTGCTGGTAAAAACCTAAGCATTGTACCTATATTACGTGCAGGTCTTGGTATGGTAGATGGTATGCTTGATCTTCTTCCAACTGCTAAAGTAGGTCATATCGGCCTTTACAGAGATCCTGAAACACTTCATCCAGTTGAATATTACTGCAAACTTCCTAAAGATGTAGAAGAAAGAGATTTCTTTGTACTTGATCCAATGCTTGCTACAGGTGGTTCAGCTATTGCAGCTATTCAATTCATCAAAGACCGTGGTGCTACTAGCATTAATTTCCTTTGCCTTATTGCTGCACCAGAAGGTATCAAAGCGCTTCAAGCAGCTCATCCAGATGTTAAAATCTATGCAGCCTCTTTAGATGAAAAATTAAATGACCACGCTTATATTATGCCAGGACTTGGTGATGCTGGTGATAGATTATTTGGTACAAAATAAATCTTAAAAATACAAAAAGCTCCACGAGTCCTAGTTGACAAGTGCGAGCTTTTATTATAAAACATTAGTAGGATATGGTCAGGTTTGTTATTTTTAACGTGTGGTAAGCTTTTTTTGCCTAATATTTGACATATCACTTTTAGAAATTTATGAATATATACTAATAGATAGGTATAAACTATTAGTACTCATATATGTTCTACATATTTAAGGAGATGAACCTATGGGAAACATAGATTATGCAATTTTATATGCCATTGCATTTGTCTTAGCATTTTTAATTGCATTTTTTGCAACGCCTTTAGCTAAAAAGATTGCATTTAAAGTTGGAGCTATCGCAAAACCCAGAAAACGTGATATGCATAAAGTACCTATCCCTCGTATGGGCGGAATTGCTATCTTTGCTGGTTTTATGATTACATTTTTAACTCTTATTTGGAAATTACCTCTGGTTAATATAAAGCAAACCCTTGGAGTATTTATTGGATGCACCATGATTTTCTTACTTGGATTTTTTGATGATATTTTTGAGCTTCCTGCGAAACCAAAATTTCTCATTCAAATCCTCGCTGCAGCAGTAGTTGCTTTATGTGGTGTACGTATTGATTTCTTTACTATTCCATTTATTGGAGACAAGGAATTTTATACGACTTTCTTAGCTATCCCAGCTACAGTCATTTGGATTGTAGCCATTACCAATGCCGTTAACTTAATTGACGGCTTAGATGGTTTAGCAGCAGGCGTTTCTTCTATTGCTTCACTTTGCTTAATGGTATTATCTATTTACTTCGATAACCCCCCAGGAGCATTTCTCACAGCCATCTTAGCTGGTTCATGCATGGGCTTCTTGCCTTATAACTTTAATCCTGCTTCTATTTTTATGGGGGATACTGGTTCTACCTTCTTAGGTTTCACCTTAGGTATTACTTCTGTTATGGGACTTTTAAAGGGCTATACAGTAACAACTATTTTCATTGCTGTGCTTGTACTTGGCCTTCCAATATTTGATACAGCTTTTGCTATTCTTAGAAGATTTTTAGCTGGAAAACCTATTATGTCGCCAGACCGTGGGCATTTACATCATCGTCTTGTAGATAGAGGCTATACACAAAAACAAGCTGTTGTTACCCTCTATGGTATTAGTGGCATTCTTGGTGTATCTGCTATTGCATTCTTCAACAGAGACCTAAAGTTTGCCTTGCTTGTCTTTATTATGATGGGCTGCCTCCTTTATTTCACAGTAAAAACCATGGCAACTCATGATAAAGATAACGAATCATAATAGTAACAAAAACTCCTTCTAGTAGGAGTTTTTTTTTATTCAAAACTCACTCTATCGCCTGTAAAATTTAGGTGATATACTTAATTTATATGAAAGGAAGAAAAAGGAGTATTTGTAATGCCAGATATTATTACCCATTATATTTTTGGACTTGATACTGCCCATAATATTAAACAATCCCCTCTTTACAAAGTATTAAAAGAGAATAAAGATTTATTTTTAGTAGGACTTCAAGGGCCTGATCCTATCTATTATCATCGATTAAAGCAAAAAGACTCAAAAGCCTATATTGCTACTAAGATGCATGCAGAAAAAACAGGTGATTTTTTAGTTTCCGCCTTATGTTATATGAAAAAATTCGAAGTGGATTCGAAAGAGTTCAATGAATGTCTCAGTTATTTAAGTGGGTTTATTTGCCATTATATTCTTGATTCCATGGCACATCCTTATATTTTTCATCTAGGAGGTCGCTATATCGAGGATATGCCCGAAACTAGCAAGTATAAAGGTGTTCATAAAAAACTGGAAGTTGCCATTGACACTATTTTATGTGAAGAAAAATTCAACATGAAAAGCTCTAAATTTAAGGTGCATAAACATATTTTAAAAGACTTACACATACCTGACAGCATTACAGGTTTATTCGATGATACTTTGTTTTTATTATATGGCATTAATAATGGGGGGCAAACTTTCAAAGAAGCTTATAAAGATACTCGTACCTATTATAAACTAACCTATGATCGCATTGGAGCGAAGAAAGCTCTTGTTAATATGGCTTCCCCTGTAACTCCAAAAGGACTATCGCCATTCCTTGCAACTTTTTCATATTACAACTGTGTTAATCCTTTATATGATTATATGAATCGTAGTAAAAAAGTATGGCTTCATCCTGTGACAGGTAATGTTTATACCTTTAGCTTTTATGATATTTTAAGAAATGCTAATAAGAAAAGCACCTTACTTTTATTAGCTGCTTATGACTTTGCTACTTCTAAAATATCTGCTGATGACTTTAGACTCTATCTTCCTAATATTTCTTATTTAACAGGTCTTAGTACAGAAGATACCAGACCTATGAAGTATATTAGTCCGGACTACAGTAGAATTTGATTAAAAGAATAAATATAAAAAGTAATGCAGAATGAATAATTACGGACGGTTCCTTCTGTATTACTTTTTTACTCTTAGTTACCAAAAAGAGGATGCTATATATAGCATCCTCTTTTTGGTAACTAACTAACTTCCTTGCAATCTTCTTTTAGCTTGTAAAATAATCTCTCTTACTGTTAATACTAGCAGTTTCCTTGTTTTTTCATCTACATTTTCAAAATGGCACCTAATGGTAAAAAGGTCTAAGGCTTCATTATAAGTCTGCTCTACGATTCTTGCTTCCAGTATAATAGGTCTCTTATTAAGGATAATAGAAAACTTAAAGCCACTTCCTTCTATCGCCTTTTTACTATGTATAAGCGCACCAGAAGCCGAAAAGTTAATCAGTGTAGCTTCTACAGATATCGGCTCCATAATATTGATTAAACGACGATAAGGTACACGCTTATAGAAACGTTGATTATACTTATATAACCTAATATTCTTCATGATGTAGTAACCTGGTTCATCGGGTAGTGGTTTAAGCTCTACTTCACCCCTGTACTTTAAGTACTCAATATCAATTCTTCCTTTAAGTTCAATCTCTGTTTTGTGGAATTGACGTATATCCCTATCACCTAGTTCTATAGCTACAACATAGCCATCTACGCCCCTCTTATTTCTAATAATCATAGGAAAAGCTTTAGTACCATCACATATAAGTCTAAAAGGTAAGTTCAGCTTTAAAATCTTTGGCACAAGCGCACTATCTATTAGTTCCTCCATGAATAAGCCCCCCTTGTATCACAAATGGCTTTCTACTTTATCTACTTCTTTTAGTCCTTATATCCCTTGTCTATGCTTTATAGTAGTTGATTAAGCAACCTGCTAAAATAATTGCTCTCTCATCATCTGTTAAATCTTTAAGTGTTAAAGTGAACTCTTTCATATGATCGCCTAATACGTACGCTTTAATTTCACTTACTTTATCTTTTACGGCAGCTCTAATTCCTGGAATAAAGATATAATCTCCATTGGTAAATGGTAAATCTCCATCTAAAGTAAATGGTACCATACCCCAGTTAATAAGGTTAGAGCGGTATCTCTTGGTCGCATATTCTCTAGCAATATTTGCCCAGCCACCAAGTACTTTTTGACAAGATGCTGCTTGCTCACGAGCAGAACCGTCCCCTGGTTTATTAGCATAAATGGTGCTACCAATACCTGTTGCTTTTGGATCAATGTTTGCATAGCCTGGTAAAGCTTTAATTTGCTCAAATGCTACTTTAACTTCATCTAATACCTTAGTTGGATCTTCACCTTGAAGTCTGGCTACTTCAGCTTGTTGGACTTCTTTAGCATGTCCCACATAATCTGGTACACGTCGTGAAAGTGTAAATTCAGCAAGACGAAGTGGATTTGAGCGATAACTTGAAGTTTCTCCTGATGGAATAAGCTCATCTGTCGTTGTTACTTCATCATGAATCTCAGCTACTACTTTAATCAGTAAGTCATCTGTTAAATGTGACATTTTTGGCCAATCTGTAATGTTAGGTCCAAATTTAAGTTCAACATCTTTGTCTGCCTTGCCAACACCGTCATAGCAACGTGTATCATAAATGGCTTTGTCAAAGAAGTATTTTGGCTTAGTAAAGTTTAAATCAATCTCTGTTGCTGCTGTAAGTATCCCACCATTAAGAGCAGTAGCTGCAATACTACGTGCATCCATTAATGCTACTCCTGATATTTGACCATCACTAGGTTTTGAACCTTCACGGTTAGGGAAGTTACGTGTTGCATGACGAATGCTAAGGCCATTGTTAGAAGGTACATCTCCTGCGCCAAAGCAAGGGCCACAGAAAGCAGTTCTCATAGTAGCACCAGCTGCCATAAGGTCTGCTACTGCACCATTTTTAACTAAACTCATAAAAGTAGGTTGGCTAGATGGATAAATGCTTAAAGCAAATTCACCAGAACCAATACTATGTCCTCTTAAAATGTCCGCTGCGTCACAGATGTTATCATAGGTACCACCTGCGCAACCACCGATAAAGGCTTGTTGTACTAGAAGTTTACCATTTTCAATTTTATCCCTTAAAGTGAATGTTACTTTATTACTAGCAAAGCTTGCTGCTGCTTCTTTTTCTACTTTAGCAAGGATATCCTCAAGGTTTGCATTAAGTTCTTCAATAGTATAAGTGTTACTTGGATGGAATGGCATGGCTATCATAGGTTTTACTTTAGATAAATCAACTATAATAGCTCCATCATAATAGGTCACTTGACCTGGCTCTAATTTCTTATAAGCTTCTTTTCTACCATGCATCTCTAAGTACTCTTCAACCTTTTCATCTGTAGCCCAGATAGAAGATAAGCAGGTTGTTTCTGTAGTCATAACATCAATACCATTTCTGTATTCTACATTAAGGTTCTTAATGCCATCTCCTACGAATTCCATTACTTTATTTTTAACATAACCATTTTTAAACACTTCACC
Coding sequences:
- a CDS encoding PilZ domain-containing protein; this translates as MEELIDSALVPKILKLNLPFRLICDGTKAFPMIIRNKRGVDGYVVAIELGDRDIRQFHKTEIELKGRIDIEYLKYRGEVELKPLPDEPGYYIMKNIRLYKYNQRFYKRVPYRRLINIMEPISVEATLINFSASGALIHSKKAIEGSGFKFSIILNKRPIILEARIVEQTYNEALDLFTIRCHFENVDEKTRKLLVLTVREIILQAKRRLQGS
- a CDS encoding hydratase — translated: MIKLFDNGAYLINGKELIESHTDVEKEIKQKYGIEAISKEEAAKNTIAYSILEAHNTSGNMDQLKIKFDAMASHDITYVGIIQTARASGLTEFPLPYVLTNCHNSLCAVGGTINEDDHMFGLSAAKKYGGIYVPAHQAVIHQYMREMMSGCGRMLLGSDSHTRYGALGTMAIGEGGGELAKQLLNKTYDINRPGVVAVYLTGKPQIGIGPQDVALSIIGEVFKNGYVKNKVMEFVGDGIKNLNVEYRNGIDVMTTETTCLSSIWATDEKVEEYLEMHGRKEAYKKLEPGQVTYYDGAIIVDLSKVKPMIAMPFHPSNTYTIEELNANLEDILAKVEKEAAASFASNKVTFTLRDKIENGKLLVQQAFIGGCAGGTYDNICDAADILRGHSIGSGEFALSIYPSSQPTFMSLVKNGAVADLMAAGATMRTAFCGPCFGAGDVPSNNGLSIRHATRNFPNREGSKPSDGQISGVALMDARSIAATALNGGILTAATEIDLNFTKPKYFFDKAIYDTRCYDGVGKADKDVELKFGPNITDWPKMSHLTDDLLIKVVAEIHDEVTTTDELIPSGETSSYRSNPLRLAEFTLSRRVPDYVGHAKEVQQAEVARLQGEDPTKVLDEVKVAFEQIKALPGYANIDPKATGIGSTIYANKPGDGSAREQAASCQKVLGGWANIAREYATKRYRSNLINWGMVPFTLDGDLPFTNGDYIFIPGIRAAVKDKVSEIKAYVLGDHMKEFTLTLKDLTDDERAIILAGCLINYYKA